A genomic segment from Triticum dicoccoides isolate Atlit2015 ecotype Zavitan chromosome 1A, WEW_v2.0, whole genome shotgun sequence encodes:
- the LOC119294092 gene encoding uncharacterized protein LOC119294092 isoform X1 codes for MDRCELLVSPVGRTRTEPPVEPAPPLGATDRSPARSPPFPPPPRLTPLKPAPMGNQVAKAEIGTGKMEADLIGAGVGTGKMEAAPVGAGVGTDATQISDRGGAAGDHVLPAQGARGGVARPGDHQAARSLGPLHCCGSLCCGAPDLLPAGARAALSQDRRFSHGGNPKAGIEAGYRSQNRSRSLQGYSRSASSSSAGNQAAPAAGYEECGFSGNASLQGAQEDCYPG; via the exons ATGGACCGGTGCGAGCTGCTCGTCTCTCCGGTCGGTCGGACTCGCACCGAGCCGCCGGTCGAGCCAGCTCCGCCACTTGGTGCGACCGACCGATCGCCCGCCCGC TCTCCCCCatttccgccgccgccgcgcctcacccCTCTCAAGCCGGCCCCCATGGGGAACCAGGTCGCCAAGGCGGAGATCGGCACCGGCAAGATGGAGGCAGATCTGATCGGCGCCGGGGTCGGGACCGGGAAGATGGAGGCGGCTCCGGTCGGCGCCGGGGTCGGGACCGACGCGACGCAGATCTCTGACCGAGGAGGAGCCGCTGGAGATCACGTCTTACCAGCTCAAGGCGCTCGAGGAGGCGTCGCTCGACCTGGCGATCATCAAGCTGCGAGAAGCCTCGGACCTCTTCACTGCTGCGGGTCGCTTTGCTGCGGCGCGCCAGATCTCCTACCTGCCGGAGCCAGA GCCGCTCTTTCCCAAGATCGTCGATTTTCTCATGGCGGAAACCCAAAAGCAGGAATTGAAGCAGGTTATCGGTCGCAGAATCGCTCCA GGTCTCTACAGGGGTACTCTCGCTCAGCGTCGAGCTCTTCAGCGGGCAACCAGGCAGCACCTGCAGCTGGATACGAGGAATGTGGATTCTCTGGCAATGCAAGTTTACAGGGAGCTCAAGAAGACTGCTATCCTGGGTGA
- the LOC119294092 gene encoding uncharacterized protein LOC119294092 isoform X2 has protein sequence MGNQVAKAEIGTGKMEADLIGAGVGTGKMEAAPVGAGVGTDATQISDRGGAAGDHVLPAQGARGGVARPGDHQAARSLGPLHCCGSLCCGAPDLLPAGARAALSQDRRFSHGGNPKAGIEAGYRSQNRSRSLQGYSRSASSSSAGNQAAPAAGYEECGFSGNASLQGAQEDCYPG, from the exons ATGGGGAACCAGGTCGCCAAGGCGGAGATCGGCACCGGCAAGATGGAGGCAGATCTGATCGGCGCCGGGGTCGGGACCGGGAAGATGGAGGCGGCTCCGGTCGGCGCCGGGGTCGGGACCGACGCGACGCAGATCTCTGACCGAGGAGGAGCCGCTGGAGATCACGTCTTACCAGCTCAAGGCGCTCGAGGAGGCGTCGCTCGACCTGGCGATCATCAAGCTGCGAGAAGCCTCGGACCTCTTCACTGCTGCGGGTCGCTTTGCTGCGGCGCGCCAGATCTCCTACCTGCCGGAGCCAGA GCCGCTCTTTCCCAAGATCGTCGATTTTCTCATGGCGGAAACCCAAAAGCAGGAATTGAAGCAGGTTATCGGTCGCAGAATCGCTCCA GGTCTCTACAGGGGTACTCTCGCTCAGCGTCGAGCTCTTCAGCGGGCAACCAGGCAGCACCTGCAGCTGGATACGAGGAATGTGGATTCTCTGGCAATGCAAGTTTACAGGGAGCTCAAGAAGACTGCTATCCTGGGTGA
- the LOC119348926 gene encoding uncharacterized protein LOC119348926 yields MAALRHAAKRLCERALQQRGALVRPSVVAEGPRRLLLNGASPARRPMSTSSISGKPTSSAAPHGELELLEMRFNKKKEEMYDLLVAVKSSELYPELSWEDIQTHQLITHLAAQVKPRPHDPIWRRFRQLRRLNDFNTICLPLGYFGLLAYCVATNMKEDGATSKNSEANFVSEPKNDMN; encoded by the exons ATGGCGGCGCTCCGGCACGCGGCGAAGAGGCTCTGCGAGCGTGCGCTCCAGCAGCGAGGAGCGCTGGTGAGGCCTTCGGTCGTGGCGGAGGGACCTCGGCGGCTCTTGCTAAACGGCGCTTCCCCTGCCCGCCGGCCCATGTCCACCTCCTCCATCAGTGGCAAG CCGACATCTAGTGCAGCGCCTCACGGCGAGCTGGAATTGCTGGAAATGCGATTCAATAAGAAGAAAGAAGAGATGTATGATTTGCTTGTAGCGGTGAAAAGCTCTGAACTTTACCCAGAGTTGTCCTGGGAAGACATCCAAACTCATCAGCTCATCACTCaccttgctgctcaagtgaagcctAGGCCTCATGACCCAATTTG GCGCAGGTTTCGACAACTAAGAAGACTCAACGATTTTAACACTATATGTCTTCCTCTGGGATATTTTGGTCTGCTCGCCTACTGCGTGGCAACTAACATGAAAGAAGATGGCGCTACAAGCAAGAATAGTGAAGCCAATTTCGTCTCCGAGCCAAAGAACGATATGAACTAG